The following coding sequences are from one Culex quinquefasciatus strain JHB chromosome 1, VPISU_Cqui_1.0_pri_paternal, whole genome shotgun sequence window:
- the LOC6054031 gene encoding angiopoietin-2 has protein sequence MLTILGLSFLSLVTATVDPASSHPYQDQSSVDSVGFKLFETRLDQLELKLNKTNTLLEKIVTSLDVILQQTSQLAVIKTCNEATTTKVYQLRLPLRASPIDVFCDMELLGGDCLVIQHRFDGSVDFNRSWAEYRDGFGVVGPASEFWLGLEAVFQLTRGGDYELLVQLRNESGHDGQIRYERFLVSGEDQEYSLSFVGGFPGTMGAMLHGNLGEEFSTYDSDNDKWSDGNCAQKFGGGWWFYECNHTNLNGPFEKDINTGRGMYWKGWTNAATYSRMLIRRR, from the exons ATGTTGACGATATTAGGTTTGAGCTTCCTTTCGTTGGTCACTGCCACTGTGGACCCTGCTTCTTCACATCCCTATCAGGACCAAAGTTCGGTTGATTCCGTTGGCTTTAAGCTTTTCGAAACTCGGTTGGATCAACTGGAGCTGAAACTAAATAAGACGAATACTCTACTGGAGAAAATTGTAACCAGTTTGGATGTTATTCTGCAGCAAACCAG CCAACTGGCCGTCATCAAGACCTGCAATGAAGCTACCACCACAAAAGTCTACCAGCTGCGGCTGCCACTTCGCGCGTCTCCGATAGACGTGTTCTGCGACATGGAGCTGCTCGGCGGCGATTGCCTGGTGATTCAGCACCGCTTCGATGGCTCCGTCGACTTCAACCGGAGCTGGGCCGAGTATCGCGATGGGTTTGGCGTGGTTGGACCGGCCAGCGAGTTCTGGCTCGGACTGGAAGCGGTTTTCCAGCTCACGCGTGGTGGAGACTACGAGCTGCTGGTGCAGCTCAGGAACGAATCCGGTCACGACGGGCAGATTCGTTACGAACGGTTTCTGGTATCGGGAGAGGACCAAGAGTACAGCCTGTCTTTTGTGGGAGGATTCCCGGGGACAATGGGAGCGATGTTGCATGGGAACTTGGGTGAAGAATTTTCAACCTACGACAGCGACAACGACAAATGGAGCGACGGGAATTGTGCGCAGAAATTTGGCGGTGGGTGGTGGTTTTACGAGTGTAACCACAC gaatctCAACGGACCTTTTGAGAAAGATATCAACACTGGACGAGGAATGTACTGGAAAGGATGGACCAACGCTGCCACGTACAGCCGGATGTTGATTCGACGCAGATAA